A window of Streptomyces profundus genomic DNA:
TGCGTGGTGGCCCGGAGGATCGCGGTTCGGTGGTGGTCGATGTGGGGCGCGTCGAGTCGTTGACGTCGGGGCTGGTGGCGCTGGCGGATGCGGTGGTCCTGGTGTGCCGGGCGGGCGTTGACTCGTTGGCTCATGTGCTCGCCTTTCGGGAGGCCCAGCCGGCTTGGGATCAGCGTCGGGTCGTGCTGGCCGTGGTGGGGCCGTGCCCCTATCGGGTTGCTGAGGTCGGGGCGGCTGTGGGGGTGGAGCGGGTGGTCGTGTTGCCGTGGGCGCCGCGTTCGGCGGCGGTGTTGTCGGGCGCGGCCGTGCCGCGTCGGCTGCGCGGGTCCGGGTGGCGGCCCTCGGCGCTCGCCTCGGCGGCGGCGCGGCTGGCCGAGCTGTTGGCCGAGTCCGGTATCCGGCGCGAGGATCTGGTGGGGAGCGGGCGGTGAGGGGCACGGGCGGGCCTTCGGAGTTGCTGCTGCCGGGGCAGTTGGCGCCTCCTTCGACCCTGGCGGAGGCGATCACGGAGAGCGTTCTGCAACGGTTGGCGCAGTACGCGCACGCGAGGGAGTCGGCTGGCCTGCCGCAGGAGAGTGGTGAGGAGCATCGGGCGACGGCAGCTCGGCTGGTCGCCGACGAGTTGCAGCGTCATGCCCGCGCCGAGCTGGCCGCCGGGCGCCCCTCGCCGAGCCCTCAGGCCGAAACGGCCGCCGCCGAGAGCGTCCTGGACGCGGTGTTGGGCGCGGGCATGTTGGAGCGTCTGCTGGCCGATCCCGAGGTGGAGAACATCACCGTCAACGGCGCCGACCGGGTCTGGCTGCGTTTGGCCGACGGGACGAAGCGTCGTGGGCCGGCGGTGGCGCGGTCGGACGAGGAGCTGGTCGAGCTGGTGCGCCTGTTGGCGGCGCGGGCCGGCGAGGACGAACGCCGCTTCGACCGGGGCGTTCCCAGCGTCAATGTGCAACTGGCGGACGGGTCACGGCTCTTCGCGGCGATGGCGGTGACGCGGCGGGTTTCCCTGTCGATCCGTAAACACCGCTTCACCCGGGTCACCCTGGCGGACCTGGTCCGGCTGGGCATGTGCGATCAGACGGTGGCGGATGTTCTGGCGGCGATGGTGCGGGCGCGGAAGAACATCGTCGTCGCGGGCGGCACCAACGTCGGCAAGACGACGTTCCTGCGGGCGCTGGCCTCACAGATCCCGCCCGAGGAGCGGCTGGTGACCATCGAGGACACCTTCGAACTGCGGCTGGACGCCGACAGCCGCGCGCATCCGGATGTGGTGGCGATGCAGGCACGGGCGGCCAATATCGAGGGACAGGGGGCGATCGACCAGGCGGAACTCGTGCGCTGGGCCCTGCGGATGTCCCCCGACCGCGTGATCGTCGGCGAGATCCGCGGGTCGGAGGTGGTGCCGATGTGCAACGCCATGAGTCAGGGCAACGACGGGTCGCTGTCGACCATCCACTCCTCGACCTCGCGCGGGGTCTTCACCAAGTTGGCCGCCTACGCGGCGCAGTCCCCCGAGCGGTTGTCGGCGGAGGCGACGAATCTGCTGGTCGCCTCGGCGGTGCACTTCGTCGTGCACCTGGGGTGGGACGCGGCTCGGCGGCGGGCCGTCACGTCCATTCGGGAGGTGTTGGACGCGGACGGCACCCAGGTCGTCTCTAACGAGGTCTTCGCGCCGGGGCCCGATGGTCGCGCCGTCCTGTCCGCGCCCCTGCGGCCGGAGACCATGCGCGAGTTGAACGACGCAGGTTTGCCGTTGGATGCCCTCAGCAGTGGATGGGGGTTGTCGTGACGGTGCACGACGTTCTCGTACCGCTGGCCGTCGGGTTGGGCGCGGCGGCGGGGGCCGGCCTGATGCTGGCCGTGGCCGGTCTTCGGCGTACGGCTGCCCGGCCCAGTGCGCGGCGGTCGGTCTGGGGCCGGTGGCGAGCCTTGTTGAAGCCGCGTCTCTTCGTCGCGTTGGCCGCCGGTCTCCTGGTGGTGGCGGTGACGCGGTGGCCGGTGGCGGGGGTGCTGGTTGTCGTCGGTGTGGTCGCTCTGCCGCAGTTGCTGGGGCCGGATCGGCGGGGTGCTCGGCGGATCGAGCGGATGGAGGCCATCGCCACCTGGACGGAGATGCTCCGGGACACGCTCTCGGCCGCCGCCGGGCTGGGGCAGGCCCTGTTGGCCACCGCTCCTCTCGCGCCGGGCCCGGTGCGGAACGAAGTGGCGGCCTTGGCCGAGCGCATTCGCGCGGGACAGCCGCTGCCCGAGGCACTGGAACGGTTCGCGGTCGAGATGGACGACCCGGCGGCGGACACCGTGGTGACCGTGCTGCGGGTCGCCTCGCACCGGCAGGCCGCGCAACTGGGCCCGCTGCTCGGTTCCCTGGCCGAGGCCGTGCGCGACCAGGTCGCCATGCGGCAACGCGTCGGGGCTGGGCGCACCAGCACCCGCACCTCCATCCGCGTCTGCTGCGGCACGACGTTGACCCTGGCGGCGGGGCTGATGGTCTTCAACCAGCCCTATCTGGAGCCCTTCGGTACACCGCTCGGCCAGTTGGCGTTGGCCCTGGCAGGAGGGTTGTTCGCGGCCTCGTTCGCGTGGTTGCACTCCATCGCGCGCGTCGCAGAGCCGCCACGTCTGCTGTCCCGCGATACCGATGGCGTTCCGGTGATGCCGGCGCCGCGCTCGGCGGTGAGCCGATGATCCCGATCCTGTTGGGCGCGTTCTTCGGCGCCGGTCTCGCCGTCCTCGCCTACGGCCTTCGCCCGCCCCGCCCGCATCTGTCGACCGCGCTGGCACGCCTGAGCCGGCCCGCCGCCCCGACCGACGAACACGAAGAGCCTCGATCTGGCCGGCCGTTGGAACGGTGTGGTCGCGGGCTGGTACCGCTGCTGCGAACGACCGGCCTGCCGTCCTCGGTGCTCCGACGCGACCTGGTGGTGGCCGAGCGCGGCGTCGAGACGTTCCTCGCCACCAAGGCCGCTGCGGCCGGGATCGGGCTCCTTCTCCCCTGGCTGGCCTGCGCCCTCTTGACCGTGGGTGTCGGCTGGACGGGTTGGTGGATGCCGACATCCGCCAGCCTGTTGCTGGCCGTCGCGTTCTTCTTCCTCCCCGACGGTGAGGTACGCGGGCTCGCGCGCCGACGCCGGGAGGAACTGCGGCACACGCTCTCCGTGGTGCTGGACCTGACGGTCATCTCCCTGGCTGGCGGCGCGGGCATTCACCAGGCGCTCCACGATGCCACCAACGCCTGCCAGGGCTGGGCCGCAGGCCAGATGCGGCGGGCACTGGCCGCCGCCCAGGTCACCCGCACCAATCCCTGGCAGCATCTCGGGGACCTCGGCCGGCGCACCGGCGTCAGCGAACTGGAGGAGCTGGCCGGCACGGTGATGCTCGCCGGCACGGAGGGCGCGAAGGTCCGCGCTTCTCTCCAGGCGAAGGCCCAGGCGATGCGTCGACGTCAGCTCACCCAGGCGGAGGGCGCGGCCCAGGCGGCCACCGAACGCATGGCGTTCCCCGTCCTGCTCCAGTTCCTCGGGTTCCTCACCTTCATCGGGACCCCGGCCCTCTCCCACGTTCTGTCCGGTCTGTAGGACCCAAGCCCTCCACGTTCGTTCCATCGGAAAGCACCACCATGCTCCTGCTGCTCAAGCGCCTCCCCGTCCGCGTTCGCCGTCACCTGCGGACGGTCCGCCGACGCCTGTCCACCGACGGTGGATACGCCACCGAGGCCGTGATCATCACCGCTGTCCTGGCCGTCCTGGGCCTGGCGGCGGGCGGCATCATCGCCACCAAGGTCATCGACCGGGCCAAGGGCATGGACCTGGAGGCGGAGGTCGAGATGGTCGGTGAGTAGCCGCCGAGACCGCGGTGCCGTCTCCGCGCAGCTGGTCGTCCTGACCCCGGTCCTGATGCTGTTGCTGCTGGTGGCCGTCCAGTTCGCCCTGGCCTGGCACGCCCAGCACATCGCGCAACTCGCGGCCTCCCAGGGCCTGGCCGACGCCCGGGCGGCGGACGGGGACGAGTCGGCGGGAAGCGACGCGGCCCAGGCCGCCATCGACAACACGGCCGGGCGGGTTCTGCGCCAGGCGCGCGTCCATACCTCGCGCACCGAGTCGGCCGCCTCCGTCCGCGTCGACGGCCAGGTCCTCCCGCTCATCCCCGGGCTCAACCTCACCGTCAGCGGGCGCGCGGAGGGGCCGGTCGAGCGGTTCACCACCCCGGAGGGCGCCCCGTGAACCGTCGAAAGGACGATGGCTCGGCCTCGCTCGAACTGGTCCTGCTCACACCCGTGTTGATTCTGCTGACCATGCTGGTCGTGGGTCTGGGCCGGGTCGCCGACGCCCGCATCCGGGTGGAGGACGCCGCCCACCACGCCGCCCGCGCGGCCTCCCTCGCCTATGACACCGAGCGCGCGCAGCGCGCCGCGCATCAGGCCGCCGGCGCGGCCCTCGCCGGCTGCGCCCAGCACTCCGTGAACCTCGATCACGACGGCCTGCTCCCCGGCAGCACCGTGACGGCGACCGTCTCCTGCCGAAGCGACCTCACCGACCTCGTCGGCACCGGCCTGCCAGGGGCCCTCACCCTGACGGCCACCAGCACCTCGCCCGTCGACACCTACCGGAGCACCGAATGACGTCAGTCAGCAGCAGACTGCGGCAGAGGCGACGGGCGGCAGCCGGCGACGAAGGGCAGATCACCGGGTTCGTCGTGGGGATCTTCGCCGGACTCTGGCTGGTGGCCGGCATCGTCATCGACGGCGGCATGGCCCTGGCGGCCAAGACGAACGCGCTGAACACCGCCCAGGAAGCGGCCCGCAGCGCGGCTCAGCAGCTTGACATCACGGCCCTTCGCGCCGAGGCCGACACCCGGCTCGACGAGGAGCGCGCCCAAGCCGCCGCACTGGACTACGTAGCCGCCACCGGGGGAGAGGCCACCGTCCGGGTGGCGGGCGACCGCGTCACCGTCAGCGTCACCCGTCAACAACCCACGCAGATCCTGCGACTGGTCGGGCTCCACCAGCTGGCCGTCAGCGGCGAGGCGGTCGCCAGCGCAGAACGCGGAACCGCTCGCACGACGCCGGAGGAAGACCGTTGACCAGAACCCGAGCCCGGAGGGGTGGAAACCGAGCCGACGCGGCAGCTGCCGCCGGTGCGTTGCTCCTGCTGCTCATCGGGGTGCCGCTCGTCCTCGCGGCGGCCACCGGCGTGCCCTGGCCGCAACGCGCCACCGGCCTCGACGATCTCACCGACCGGCTCGCCCAACCGCTCACCGACCCGCTGATGGTTCAATGCTTGGCGCTGCTGGGCTGGCTCTGCTGGGCCGCGATGCTGATGACCCTGGCACGGGAGACGGTCTGGTACCTCCGCAACCTTGTGCACCTGCGCGCTGATGGCGACCTGCACCGCGCGCACCTGGAGACACTGAACGTCCCCCGGCTGGTGGCCGCCCTCTGCGTCGGCACCGTTGTCGTCGCCGTGCTGGCCACCCTCCGCACGTCAACGGCGAGCGCTCTGGTTCCCCCGGCGGCGGCGGTCAGCCTGACGACTACGAACGCGATCGCCGAGGAGCCCGCGACGGGGCAGCACTCCGCGTACACCGTGCGGCCCGGGGACACCCTCTGGGAGATCGCCGGGCGCTGTCTCGACGACCCCATCCGCTGGCCCGAGATCTACGCCCTCTCCACCAACATCGCCCAACCGGACGGCAGCCGGCTGACCAACCCCGACCTTCTCCGCCCGGGATGGACCCTCCACCTTCCGGTAGAAGCGGAGCCACCCCCGCTGTCCGAGGACCGTCCCGACGAACCTACCGACCACTTCGGCGCCCCGCAGGAAGCCGAGGAGGAAGACACCGTCAAGGACCCGGAGGCCGGGGCCCCGCGCCCCGTT
This region includes:
- a CDS encoding TadE family protein, producing MNRRKDDGSASLELVLLTPVLILLTMLVVGLGRVADARIRVEDAAHHAARAASLAYDTERAQRAAHQAAGAALAGCAQHSVNLDHDGLLPGSTVTATVSCRSDLTDLVGTGLPGALTLTATSTSPVDTYRSTE
- a CDS encoding type II secretion system F family protein, encoding MIPILLGAFFGAGLAVLAYGLRPPRPHLSTALARLSRPAAPTDEHEEPRSGRPLERCGRGLVPLLRTTGLPSSVLRRDLVVAERGVETFLATKAAAAGIGLLLPWLACALLTVGVGWTGWWMPTSASLLLAVAFFFLPDGEVRGLARRRREELRHTLSVVLDLTVISLAGGAGIHQALHDATNACQGWAAGQMRRALAAAQVTRTNPWQHLGDLGRRTGVSELEELAGTVMLAGTEGAKVRASLQAKAQAMRRRQLTQAEGAAQAATERMAFPVLLQFLGFLTFIGTPALSHVLSGL
- a CDS encoding pilus assembly protein TadG-related protein, whose product is MTSVSSRLRQRRRAAAGDEGQITGFVVGIFAGLWLVAGIVIDGGMALAAKTNALNTAQEAARSAAQQLDITALRAEADTRLDEERAQAAALDYVAATGGEATVRVAGDRVTVSVTRQQPTQILRLVGLHQLAVSGEAVASAERGTARTTPEEDR
- a CDS encoding TadE/TadG family type IV pilus assembly protein; the protein is MSSRRDRGAVSAQLVVLTPVLMLLLLVAVQFALAWHAQHIAQLAASQGLADARAADGDESAGSDAAQAAIDNTAGRVLRQARVHTSRTESAASVRVDGQVLPLIPGLNLTVSGRAEGPVERFTTPEGAP
- a CDS encoding CpaF family protein gives rise to the protein MRGTGGPSELLLPGQLAPPSTLAEAITESVLQRLAQYAHARESAGLPQESGEEHRATAARLVADELQRHARAELAAGRPSPSPQAETAAAESVLDAVLGAGMLERLLADPEVENITVNGADRVWLRLADGTKRRGPAVARSDEELVELVRLLAARAGEDERRFDRGVPSVNVQLADGSRLFAAMAVTRRVSLSIRKHRFTRVTLADLVRLGMCDQTVADVLAAMVRARKNIVVAGGTNVGKTTFLRALASQIPPEERLVTIEDTFELRLDADSRAHPDVVAMQARAANIEGQGAIDQAELVRWALRMSPDRVIVGEIRGSEVVPMCNAMSQGNDGSLSTIHSSTSRGVFTKLAAYAAQSPERLSAEATNLLVASAVHFVVHLGWDAARRRAVTSIREVLDADGTQVVSNEVFAPGPDGRAVLSAPLRPETMRELNDAGLPLDALSSGWGLS
- a CDS encoding type II secretion system F family protein, encoding MTVHDVLVPLAVGLGAAAGAGLMLAVAGLRRTAARPSARRSVWGRWRALLKPRLFVALAAGLLVVAVTRWPVAGVLVVVGVVALPQLLGPDRRGARRIERMEAIATWTEMLRDTLSAAAGLGQALLATAPLAPGPVRNEVAALAERIRAGQPLPEALERFAVEMDDPAADTVVTVLRVASHRQAAQLGPLLGSLAEAVRDQVAMRQRVGAGRTSTRTSIRVCCGTTLTLAAGLMVFNQPYLEPFGTPLGQLALALAGGLFAASFAWLHSIARVAEPPRLLSRDTDGVPVMPAPRSAVSR